The Falco cherrug isolate bFalChe1 chromosome 3, bFalChe1.pri, whole genome shotgun sequence genome segment GCTACAGAACATCTCCCGGCGTCCCGGAGCGCTGCCTCCGCAGCAGCCGAGCAACGCGCTGGACACGGGACGcggcccgccgcccgcggccgccccgggagcggcgggggggctggggcggggccCGGCTCTCGGCCACGCCCCGGCTCTCGGCCGCGCCCCCCTGCCAGCCCGCCCACCCGCGCGCGCCCCGCCACCGCGCACGCGCAGCTCCCCCGCGCGCCCCCCCGGGCGCCTGCGCCCCGCCGCGCGCCGGCCTCATGCGCTttgcccgccccgccggccgcagCGCCGCGCGCGCCCGGAGCCCCCGCCCGCTCGCCACGCGCCCTCCGCGCGCCGCCCCGGCGGGCACAGgtgaggggcggcgggcggcacCGCGCGCaccccgcggggcggggcgggacaCGCGCACCCCACGCACACGCGCGGGGGCTcagcggggccgcggcgggggctgctggcgggggggcggcgcgcGGCCCGCGCTGAGAGGCGGGAacggcggggggtgggggggtggcggggcggGCGCCACCTGGCCCTGTGCCCGCCTGCCCGGCGCAGAGCCGCGGCTGAGGCGGTGCCGCCGCCCGCAGCGAGGCAGATGAAGTACATCCTGGTCACGGGCGGCGTGATCTCGGGCATCGGCAAGGGGATCATCGCCAGCAGCATCGGCACCATCCTCAAGTCCTGCGGGCTGCGTGTCACCTCCATCAAGATCGACCCCTACATCAACATCGACGCCGGCACCTTCTCCCCGTACGAGCACGGTGAgtgccccgcggggccggggtcGCGGtgtgggccggggcggggggccgggcccgcgggCTGAGCCCCTCAcggcgccgggcccggccgAGCTCCCCGGCCTCTTGCCGTTGCTGCCCGGCTGGGGGATCCGGTCCCCGGTGCAGCCGGCCTCCGCGTTACATAAGGCTTTTCGTGTTATTGGCTGCTCCGAAACTGGCCGTAGCAGTCAGGGAAGGTGTTTCCTCACGTTGAGTTCTTCCAGCTGTCACAGGCAAACCCAGCACCTTGCTGCTGCGGGCCGTTTCCCGTTGACGGGTGCGCTTGTGCCTTTTCCTGTGTGCACAGGGGAGGTGTTCGTGCTGGACGATGGAGGAGAAGTGGACCTGGACCTGGGTAACTACGAGCGCTTCCTCGATATCCGACTCACCAAAGACAACAATCTGACTACTGGGAAGATCTACCAGTATGTCATCaacaaggagaggaagggagactATCTTGGTAAAACTGTCCAAGGTGATGTGAAGCTTCCTTTCTGATGCTTAGAAAtgtattctgtatttctcttctgGTTGGGGacttttgcatttcatcttAACTTGAGATCTTTGTCATACATGATTGTGATTTCACATGTATGTAATAATCATCTACAATtgtgattaattttgtttagttttttcaAAAGGAGAGGCAGAAGGCGCACTGGTGCAGGTATATTGGTGTGTGCCGTGCTGAATCAGGTTACCTGTTCGCCCCTCCCTCAAAACTTCCCAGTCCTCAGCAGCGTACTGCCTATTGTTTGGACCGAGTGCTGGACTTGGGTCCAACTGTCTAACGTAGCTGATATTAACTGTGAACCAACTTCAGACTAATACACCTGTGGATTACTTGTTAGCTGGTTAAAATGGTTATTGACAACTGTCACATCAGTAGAAAACCCAAAGGATCTTTGAGGACCAGATCAGTCCCTTCCCTTTTTAAGCATTCTCCACAGCTGGTTTGGATAAGGACATTTACAGCCAATTTAAAGCAGAGTAACTCTCTCTGCTTAGAGCTAAGAACTGTTTGTACTTGAATCTTCCAGCTTAAAGGAAACATTGCTTACATGTGTTTAAATTGAGGCAGGATTACATTTCCTGCCGAGGCACTTCTCTTGCAAAATCACAGCCAAGAATAATCACTTCAAAAATGCATACTTCTTTAAAGACGCAAATACCTGCTCAAGTCATGTGGGAAGCACTGGCTAGTTACTTTCAGTAATTTGCTCTGTAATGAGTTAAAGGGAGAAATGTGTGTGGGTTGTGGCTTTAACCCTCGcctgggtttctttttcagttgttccCCACATCACAGATGCTATACAGGAATGGGTAATGAGGCAGGCACGAATTCCTGTAGATGAAGATGGCATTGAACCCCAAGTTTGTGTGATTGAGGTTTGTAgctcttaaaaaacaaaaaaatagttttgcttcTTGTATGGAGTAAACTGAACCATGTGCATATTTTgcataatacattttttccccagtaatgTTCAACTTTGCATGAATTCAAATTTGTTGAATTCTTAAAAATCTCCCTTGTTGGCTTCACTGACGTGGTCTAATCTTCTGAATGTTCTGTGTCTGAATCTGCACGCAGAAGGACTTAAATCTTGGACAGTTGTATTTTTGAGGTGCTTTGCTCTCTAGTGTAATGTGAATTAGTCTACAGAATGAATTTTAGCTCTTGTAACTTTCATGTGCCAGAGTCTGAGTTAACTGTGCGGTGCCCTCTTCCTTGGTGGATAGAGGGAGGGCAGGTAAATCGCCCTCTGAAAACAGTCATCTTTCCTCCTTAGCAGTGAAGGGAGCCTTGGAGCGACTAGTTCAAGCGTAGACCTAGAAAAGGGAATGGCACAGGTCAGTGGTGACAAGCCCTGTGCAGTTTCCCGTGTGTTGTATGGGATGTCCTGGTGCCAGAGGAGACAGAGGAGGGCGAAGGCTCTGAGTCTGCTGAGTTGGCTGGCGGAATATGCTAATACAGGGGAGACGGAGCTTGTCAGAGTGCCCGGGTCATGGTGACATAGGACTCTCTGCAGCTTGAGTGCCAATTTCTGTTCTGGGATTCACAAGCCTGGATCCTGAAGTACCTAGGAGGCACTATCTGTCAACGCATGGGAGGCTGGCAGTGCTCCAAAGAACGCCTTGTCTCTGTTCCTGCATGTGTCCAAAACCACTCTCTATAATACAGTTATTAAAACTTAACAGAAGTTTTGCTTCTCAGTGCCACCTAATGTACCTAAATGATAATTTAAACACCTTAATCTTTTCCCCAAAGAGAGAATAAAAGTAAACCTAATCTCTGTGGAGAGATGCTGCCCATATGAGAAGCTGGTTTTATTGTGACTTTGATTTTTGGGGAAATCATGAAGGTAAAATAATAGTTGGGGTAGATtgggggctgtgggagcagTACAAATGACTGGCAAATCCTGGTACTTTTCATATTGGTATTGGTGCTGCTTTAGGGAATcagagggaggtgctggggagaTGTTTTAGTGTCCTTTTAAGTATGTTTTAGTATGCTTTAGTGTACGAATCCAGTAGGTGATGTTTTGGTACTAACTTTAATTCTAAATGCCTTTGTCTTTTTTAGCTTGGTGGGACGGTAGGCGATATTGAAAGCATGCCTTTCATTGAAGCTTTCCGCCAGTTCCAGTTCAAAGCCAAAAGAGAGAATTTCTGTAACATTCATGTCAGTCTAGTTCCCCAGGTAAGGACCCAAATTGTTTTGCTGGTCAGAGGCTTCCTCAGTCCagaatttgctttctgaatatgtttctgaaatgctgtgtcTATAGACACAGctatatttgtatttctataTGTAGAAACTTCtggaagaaatgcagagaatATGTAGTTAAAAAGGTTTGCAAGGAGTGAACAGAAACTTTTCAAAGTGCATAAATGTGTAATAAATAGTTGGGAGTTGCAGCAAATGCAGTTTTGCATCTTTAACTGCTGTTTTTCCTCTATGGAATTGTCTCCTAGCTTTTACAGGTAAACTTGCTTTCTAGGgctgaaaacttttatttcctctttgtttGCATATCCTTTCATTTCTGCAAAGCTAATATAAAATTCAGTGGTATAGCCAGCCTTCACAACCCTTTggacttatttaaaataagatcaTATTCCAAGCTCTTCCTCGAGttctttaatatttctgttgctgtgtgCTTCCCCCTGATGCCCCCCGCCACTCCCCAGATTTTCATTAGCTGTAGTTCATGAAATAGGTTGGGTTACCTTTGTAATTTCAAAACATAATGCTGTGTTGAAACatgatctgtttttttaatccctAGATAATATTATTAATGTGTGTTTTGATCTTTTAACCGTCATTTCATAGACTCACACATCTCACTGCTATGTAAGCCATTTCAGTTTGAGTAGCTGTTGCCCTTGGTTCAGAGATCCAACTAAGAAAAAGTATTATGAAGCAGTGCACGATAAGAATCAGTTAATTAGGaattacaaagaaaaccaaaacacgCGTATGTGCCAAGTAGATGGGTTGAACTCCAGTTAATATCAAAAGCATATGAAGGTGTTTTATGCCATATAATGCCTCTTATATCCTCATCTGTATTATCTGCTCTGGTTTTGGAGACGATTTACAGTCTTAACCAGACAAAAATATCTCTACTGCAGGAGTCACTGCTGAAAAAATTCTTCCATGGTTATGTTAACAGTACTGGAAAGCATGGGTGTTCCTTGTCTCGGAACTGGATTTGGCAGAGCAACTTGATAGTCACTGGAGTGCAGATCAGTCTTTgctctctgtctttctcctgTCCAGGCCAGGTGATTTACggattaaaaaatgagaaatgtaaaatactgGGTGTTTGGAGAAAGCAGTGGATAAAAACCTTAAGGTCTctgctctccccttccctcactAATGCATAGAATCGTAGAACtgtttatgttggaaaagacctttaaggtcattgagtccaaccgctaacccagcactgccgagcccaccactgacccatgtccctaagcaccgcgTCTACACggcttttaaatacctccagggatggtgaccccaccacttccctgggcagcctgctccggtgcttgaccacccttttggtgaataCCTACTGACCGTAGAGACATGAACTGTGGTTTCTGCTGGTTGCTTTCAGTCTTTGAGATGTAAATGATAGTGTACTGGGATATTTAAAGTTCATGTGAATGGTCTGAGAGCTGGATCAAAGTTATAAGATTAACAGGATGGAAAGTCCTTATTAGCTTGATGAATCATTGCTACATATCATCATAATTTGATAGACTAACTTCTGCTCTTCTCTGACCAGCCAAGCTCTACAGGAGAACAGAAGACtaaacccacccaaaacagTGTTCGTGAACTCAGAGGTCTTGGTCTCTCACCAGATCTGGTAAGGTTTGCTGCGtggttttgaatttaaaaatgcagtactGGGATGTTGCAAGACCATGCTAGTCTGAGCAATGCTTAGGTTGAGAGCTGTTGCGCATTGGTTATAAACAAGTAGAAGTAActgagttggttttttttcccaagccaCGGAGACTGCAGAAAGACAGGTTTTTTACAGGTTTGTTACAGGAATGTCTGAgtacttctgttttgtttcacagCCTTGATGTTGCTGTTCTGTCAGATTGTTTGCAGGTGCTCCACTCCATTGGATAcctcagtaaaagaaaagatttccatGTTCTGTCATGTTGAACCAGAACAGGTAAAGATTGCTGTCTGCACTTCTTGCAGTAAATATTCTAGCTGTTTGTCACATGCTGAGTGGAGTTCTATCTGTACGTAGCATTTTTGTGTTGTAGCTGTGGTTTTTGTTAGCTGCATAattcatttgctgctttgtcTTACTTGCATTCTTTACATGTGTAACTGTTGCAAAAATAGTCCTTTTCGTGCCAGTACCTGGGTTTTCTTATAAGGTAGTTAGCATAGGCTCAGAGAATTCTATGGAATCCAAGGTATTTTCTGAATAGCTGTTCTTGACCTTAGTTATCCTTCCACATTCCTTCTGTGAATACAGAAGAATGAGATTTTTCAATATTTAGAAGCCAAAGAGTAGTTGCCCAAAATTAGGTTTAAATCGTGCATGAATATATTTCGTACACTACTCTTTTACAATACTGTTCTTCTTCCCAAGATTTCATGAGGAGAGATTGCACAGAAAAGTTGAAATGGTATTTGAGAGAAGCATTGCTTCACTGCAATGTTATGCGATACGTAAAAATTCCATGCTAGCATCATTCTTTTTGTACTGAGGCTACTCTGCATAGCATAGTTTGAGATAGACCTTGGAAAATTATCAAACAGTCTGTAGGCTTAATACTAGCACTTTCCAGTCCAGCTGGAGCTTgaaaaattttgcctttttgtgaAGGACTGAGTATCACTTTGGAATTCCAGGCTTTgtcaagtaatttttattaattttctataCAGTGAGATCAAACTGAGTCTTGCAGTTTCAAGTATTAAATTCAGAATTAGCTGGCAATAATACCAATCTGTTAGCAGTACAATATCTACCTCTTGTTGGCCAGGAATTGAAAATTGGCTCTTGTCAGTCACTTTCCAGGAAGTTTAATGCAGTTTTACGTGATTGTTTCTCTGACTGAAGTTACACTTACTGAGAAGTAAACTTTATTGACTGTAAAGGAGGAAAATTTGCAGCCTAGGGGGTTTTACTGCTGCAAAGTTGAACTCTGCTTTCATTTGAGTCAAGagaaatatgaatttaaaaatagttgTGCTGGTGTATTTTTAATCCTTAAAGTATGAGTCTCATTCTTGATGGACAGTTGACAGTTGTCCAGAGcgtctttccttttctgaagaagCCCATTTCAGTGAACTAGAGCAGTTGACATAGATACTCCTCATTGATCTAAGAATTCTTTGCTCACAGTTGTTTAATCCTAAATTTGATGAAGGACACTCTGTAAAATTTATTGCTGTATTGAGATCACAGATTTCCCTGGGCCTTAATCAAACTGGGACCCCTGTTAAGAACAACAGTGGTGGGAAACGGGGAAGCTGGGCTTGTGGGCAGGTTAAGTGTTGTTTCAATTAGGATGACCAAGAAGGCTGTGTCACGGGCAAAGTCTCGCTGAAGTGTTCTTTGAATTTTACTGTGCAGTCACATAACCTGCGTAGCAGCTGACTTCCTTACGGGTAGGTTATCATGTTATAGCCCTTTCCAAGGAGCTCCAGTGAGCAGTAATACCTGGGAAGTGTTGAAGGATGACCTTTTCAGGTGTATGGAAACTAGTATTAAACTATTTATATGTTTTTAGGTTATTCAACAGATGTTATTTCCTGGAAGTTTAGGTGGTCATGTGGTTGTCTGGTGGAGACAGAGGCACTCTGAATATCTgtccaaaaataatttcataggAATTTTTAATGACATTCATATTTTATGAACAGGTCATCTGTGTTCATGATGTCTCTTCTATCTACCGGGTTCCTCTGTTGTtagaggagcagggagttgtTGACTACTTCAGACACAGGCTTGACCTTCCCATTGAGAGGCAGCCGAGGAGGATGCTCATGAAGTGGAAGGAAATGGCTGACAGGTGAGTTGCACCGCTGGGCATAGTTTGATTTAAGGCTGTAGATTAGATTTCCCTTGTTGGTTGCTGGTTATTAAGTGATGAATGTTCTTCATGGTCCTCAAGTATTCTTACgtgctcaattttttttctctctctttttttttttttaactgcaaaaaCGCATTTTATTCCTAGATGTTtaacagtttggaaaaaaatattcttcaacGTGAGAATCAtaggatcacagaatggttttctgttggaagggacctttaaaggtcatttaGTCCAATCcccaacccccctgcagtgagcagggacatcttcaactagatcgggttgctcagagccccatccaacctgaccttgaacgtttccagggatggggcatctactGCCTCTGTGGGCAACTTGTGCCactgtctcaccaccctcatcataaaatgtttcttccttatacctagtctgaatctactctatttcagtttaaaaccattaccccttgtcctgttgctacagctCCTACTGAAaatttgtccccatctttcttataagctcccttgaagtattgaaaggctgcagtaaggtgtCCCgggagccttctcttctccaggcttaaCAAcccacctctctcagcctgccttcataAAATCCTGTAAGATAATGTTAATGAGTTCCTTATCTTGTGTTGGTAGTGTACTGTGTATGTCAAAGCCAGTTCGAAGTAGTTAAAAGGTAGACAGCTCTGCCCTCACTTCttatacaaaaaaaccctgtgacATTACAAAGTGTTGAAATCCTTTTTGTAGGTGTATGTAGGAGCCATCAGGAGTGTCTATAAAAATGTACCTTTTGAGTATGCTGTCAAGCGAGTGAAATGACTGTTTTGTAACTGATCTGTCTGAGGCTCCTAGGACACAGTGTTGCGTTTTCTTGTGGGGAGTAGACTGCGTGATTGTGGGGAAATAGTGAATTGAGTCTTTTCAGTCACCATTCAGGGCCTTTCTGAAGCCTTAAGTATATTTGCCGATATAAGAAGTTAATTTTCAAGATCTAGATGTTTCCCTTTATTCATATGCCCGACACAAGCCACTACCGTCAATAACATGTCCTTTTGATGGGGAAAGCCCTCAGTAACCAGCTTGGTTGAAGGTACTCAGCATTCTGAAATAAACTTTAAACAATCTCCTGGCTGTAGCCAAGAGCGCTGTGCAAATCACAAGCTGCCAGGTGCTGGGGATTGAAGGTGTTGGCACTTCAGCCTTAGAACTCTAGGAatcctttctgtatttctggctGCTGAAGTGAACTCAGTCAGAAGCAGCGTGGGAAGATGCTGTACAGTATAAACATATGCAGAGTTGGGCTTTGATCCTCTCTCCTAATAGTTCACTGCAGACTTTGAACCTAATACAGCTTCCTGAAAAGACAGTTTGGATCTACTCAGAATGGCTTTTCAGCATAAGCACAGATGAGTTAATTTGTATGTGACTTTCTGcaactgtttttctctgtcGTTGGcgtttttttctttcttttaatgttgCTTTGATGTTTTAAAGTCGTAATTATTATAAAAGGTCATCTCTTCCAAAGTCGTCATCTCTCTAGTTGGACAGACTTTCAAGAGCCCAACTGTTTATGTTACTTGAACAGAATGTGATTCTTGCCCCCATTTTCTGTTAATGATGAAATAACActtgtgttttgattttgtgttAGGTATGACCGTCTCCTTGAAACATGTTCCATTGCGCTTGTTGGCAAATACACCAAGTTTTCAGATTCTTATGCATCTGTCATTAAAGCACTGGAGCATTCTGCACTGGCTATCAACCACAAACTTGAAATTAAGGTAGGGGTGggcatgtgtgtgtttaaaagtaaaaataaaataaacctctcccccccccccccccccccgggtttCTCCTTCCACCTACTGTGCTGCTCGTCTTATTTAAGTTTTTTGCAAACCCATAGACGGTAAGGGAGAGTTGATTCTGCCAGTGAACTTTAAAATTGTCCTTGGATTACAGCATCAAAATCTGTTGTCAGGCATGAAACAGCTTAAAGCAAACCAGCCTTTTATCCTGTAAGATATACAAGGTGTCTGTATAATTGATGGGAACTCCTCAGCGCTCAGTGTTGCGTGCTGAACTGTGATAGAGTGGTAGATATATTTGAGGAGGGCCTGTTTGCTTTAATTCCTATGACAGTTGTTGAAAGTGATCCTTTTTTTAGGGTTGTTGCTGTTAACCTTCTGGTATTCATAGGTTTTATGATGCTTGTGCCTTAGGCTTTATTAAGGTTTTAATGCTGGTTTGGCTGCACAGGTGCTTCCAAGGGTCTTGGCTGTAGCTAGGTGCTCTGAAGAAGTGAAATACATACCTGTTGTCagaaattttactttcatttaaatatacttttaaaatctttggtGATTTCGTGATTCCGGTGAGTCATGGAGATAGGTGCTTGCTTTATAACAGCACTGTTCTATGTTTGGGTTACCTTTCACCTTACAAAATCAgtagaggagaaaagaaaaacaagtaagaCGAGTGAAGGGTAAATTCTGCACATGCATCTGTGGGTAGTTTCTGACACAGCTGCATTTGTATGATTCAGAAGGGAATGGATTCTGCAAGCCCTGTACATGGAGATCCTATATTGGGTTAAAGAACTGTTTGGCAGTATTCCAAcctttaaggaggaaaaaaaaaaaagacaaaaatgttgtTCAAAAGGGTTAGCCAGAACATTCAGCAGTTCAGAGATACTGCAATACGGAGATGAGAAACTGGAAcatttgcaggttttttctaTATCTGGCATTGGTCATAACATCCTTTAATTACAACAGTCTGTTTCACCATGTCCTGTCTGTTCTTCAGTCCCTCTTGAAgagattaaattatttatttgatgaATAATGATTcagttttttcttgctgtgtggttgtttctgtctgcatttctgtgtgttCCCATCTTGCTGTGCTCCATTAAGACTTCACGTTTTATGAGTCTGTGTTTCATGGCCTTCATGTATGTCACAGAGGAGCGGCCAAGGGAGGAAGACAAAAACCCGTGGCTTCTGCTGGTGCATCAGTAGTAGGATGGTGGGGGAAAGCAGTTTTGTTGACTAGCTGTCAGGAAATCAGCCCAGAAAAAACATAAGCACGTATCCAGTGGGAAACAAATCCAGAGCTATCCAGGAGGAATGGTGATAATTTAATGAGAATCAAGGAGACCCTGTACACTCCTGTGGCAGTATCTCATCCTTTTTTGGATTTCTTCCCAGTATATTGACTCTGCTGACTTGGAGCCAGAGACTCTGCAGGAAGAACCTGTCCGATACCATGAAGCGTGGCagaagctgtgtggtgctgagTAAGACTCTTACACTCTGGCTGTTTCTTTGGAGCATGTCTGATAAACTTGCTGCTATTGACAGTTTTGGAATTAAGAGCCTCACCAGAGACTATTTTCTTAGGCACTCTACCAGCACGCTGACATTGCCCCAAATCCACCTCAGCGAACTTTAGGATAAGATGTAAAATGGAGGATTGTTAAATAAATGAGCGAGTTTGTGAAAGGCATCGGTGGGGGAAATGATGGTGCCCATAAGGATGTGCACAGACTTAGTGGGGAAACAGGGTGAGAGGAAATAAGGGGAAAGGGTAGGTGCTGGTAAAGGCTATTAAAGCCAGATGAAGAGGGCGTAAGGTTTAAGTGTGGTATAAAGTTCTTTAGGAAGACAGTGTGTGAAGGGAAGAAGCATTAGGATGCAGAGGAGTGCCAAGAGTTAGCCCAGAAAACAAGAATAAGTGGGGCTTGTTATCCCTCAGGGAAGCAGATGTTGGGTGGTACCAGGAGAACAAAGAACTTCCTGCAGAATTCGGTGGCCTTGTGCCTGCGGGGAGAGCACTGGACACTGCAGCCAGCGGCTTCCTCAGCAGGGCGGGCAGGGTGACATGTTCGTGAACACGTTTGGTGCAGAGCATGGGAGTCGTGTGACGTGAACCGCTCTAGTGTTGTAACCTGCATCGTATTTGAGATTTCTCGGGAAGGTAAAATGTGCATTTACAAAATGTTTCCCTGAAAATTCGGTGACCTTTTATGTGACGGCTCATGTGAAGTCGTGTGGAAgatgtgctgcaggcaggcctTGTCACATCAGCTACTTTAAAGCCCTTTTCAGGAGTGAGGTCTTGCAAGTCCAAGATTTTATGGGAGAGAGGTGGGAATGGGGGGAATCACACTGGTGAGCCCCATGTGAATGGAATCTTCTCATCCTCATGTAGCGGAGTTCTGGTTCCTGGTGGATTTGGTGTTCGAGGGACAGAAGGCAAAATTCAAGCTATTTCCTgggcaagaaaacagaaaaaacccttcTTAGGTGAGAAAATATGTTTCATCcataagaagaaataaagaggtTGAATAACAGCCTAACTGATCTGCGGCAAGAGGTTTACTGATTTTCATTGGTGTGTAGAATGTACGCTTTGGAAGAGGATTGGCTGAGGAAGGCAGCGATCTATGCTCAGCATAACGGGGTGATACAGCTGTCGTCTGTAGTTAGCTCTGAAGTGGTCAGAGCGGGGCGGGATGTGATTACAGGGAGTCTCTGTAATGAGGGGGTGGGAGTCTGAGAGGAGGTTTCGGAGGAGGCTGTTGGTGGTCTTGGCACGAAGGAATATATGGctgcatttaaacaaaattaacatGGTGAGAGACTGGAAATGTGTGAGCAGAGTGCGTGGGGAAGGGAGGTGTGGAGCAAAAGTTGTCGGAGCTACTTGGTGCAGAGTGAACAGACCCCTAAATCTGAGTCAAAGGTCTGTCTCATCCAGGTTTTCCTCTAACTCAGGACTGCTCTGTGAAAGTGTGCGTGCTTCGTGATACGGGTCAGTGGTCCTTGTCCTGACTTGgttctgtctttccttctgcaggAGTTTGTTTGGGAATGCAGTTAGCAGTTGTGGAGTTTGCGCGCAGTGTTCTTGGTTGGCAAGGTAATTGCACAAAACCATTCCTgttttttggtaatttttttgaTTGCTTGAGTAATAcgtgtaattttaaatttttcattggtgggtagattttttttttcctaagcctGTAAAATTCCCCATTTGGTTTgctatttcaaaggaaaaggaaaaaattccttatcctatttaaataaatatcagtGGAGTAAGGCATACTTACAGTGACAAAACTTTCCATTATTTAGAGTGAGGTTCATCTCCTGAATAAAATGCCTCAATGGAGTTGTGCCTGTGTGCTGGACATCCTAAATTCCCATTATAATAGCCAGTGGGAATGAAGACCAAAAAGCAATTCAGCCGACCAGGCAGTTGCACCTAGTTCAGTGAGCTGAATTGCTTTGAGCTCCACTGTTTGAATTGACTAGGTCCCTGTTGTCAAAACTCCCTTTACAGAGTGCTAAATTTAATTGCTCAGCCTGATTCTGAGTTTCACTAGTAGTGAACGTAGGGGGAGGTGTGCTTCTTGGAGTACTTctgctccctttcccctccctggcTTTATTTAAGATATTCTAAGCTGTTGAACGTGTGATTTTCCTGAACGACCCTCGCTTTCATCACCGATTGCACTAGACTGGTTGCCCCCAGATTGCAACATCCAGGCAGTCTCGGGAATTCATCCTATCGTCAGCACTGACACAGGAACAGATAAGAGTCCTGTttctgctgcctggggctgagctggcagctctgtgcagctggGTGGCTCCGCACAGTTCAGGCTGCCGCTTGCCAGAAGCACAGGGATGAGATGCAGCTGGAAATGCATGTCATGGTGTGAGGGACCGTCATGTTTCTCATTAATGAATATTACATTGCAGATGCTAACTCGACAGAATTTGACCCCAAGACTGGTCATCCGGTGGTGAGTTCACGGTGACTTGCTTGTAATGTCCTTACTGTGCTGTGCTAGACTTCTCTGCACATACCTGTTGGTACAGTTAAGAGCTTGGATTACTGTGTCTTGTTTTAAGCCTGTCTGCCATCATTTACtaacctgaaaagaaaatgcctttgcCTCGTTAACTGCATGGCAGTTGCTGCTTCATAGAAGACTGCAGTGCTTATTATACGTGAAACTCGTAACACTCTATTTTTAGTTACACTTTTTCATAAAGCAAGGTGTTTTCTAAGAGATAAAAGCTTCTTAAGGGGCAGCTTGAAAGCTAACTGATTTCACAGAGTAAAGCTTTAATGATACCCAGATTCCACTGCATAACTGTTTAATTATGAACTCGGAAATTAACATAGACAGACATGAAATCCTTGGAACATTTGTGGACAGATTTCTGAACCTGCATTTCTGAGACTGTGTGCCTCCTCCAGGGTCCACCATAACGACTGGCTTCTGCTACAATTTAAAATGCTACTCAAAAGGA includes the following:
- the CTPS1 gene encoding CTP synthase 1; protein product: MRFARPAGRSAARARSPRPLATRPPRAAPAGTARQMKYILVTGGVISGIGKGIIASSIGTILKSCGLRVTSIKIDPYINIDAGTFSPYEHGEVFVLDDGGEVDLDLGNYERFLDIRLTKDNNLTTGKIYQYVINKERKGDYLGKTVQVVPHITDAIQEWVMRQARIPVDEDGIEPQVCVIELGGTVGDIESMPFIEAFRQFQFKAKRENFCNIHVSLVPQPSSTGEQKTKPTQNSVRELRGLGLSPDLIVCRCSTPLDTSVKEKISMFCHVEPEQVICVHDVSSIYRVPLLLEEQGVVDYFRHRLDLPIERQPRRMLMKWKEMADRYDRLLETCSIALVGKYTKFSDSYASVIKALEHSALAINHKLEIKYIDSADLEPETLQEEPVRYHEAWQKLCGADGVLVPGGFGVRGTEGKIQAISWARKQKKPFLGVCLGMQLAVVEFARSVLGWQDANSTEFDPKTGHPVVIDMPEHNPGQMGGTMRLGKRRTLFQTKNSIMRKLYGDHDFLEERHRHRFEVNPELKKCFEEQGLKFVGQDEEGERMEVVELEEHPFFVGVQYHPEFLSRPIKPSPPYFGLLLASAGRLTHYLQKGCRLSPRDTYSDRSGSSSPDLEITELKFPSVNHD